In Papaver somniferum cultivar HN1 chromosome 1, ASM357369v1, whole genome shotgun sequence, a genomic segment contains:
- the LOC113328035 gene encoding F-box/kelch-repeat protein At4g19930-like, which yields MKSMASKRKKQIITQPETQNTVIISKKKKKKKKKKKKKKVGNEGDSGEISKSLSLAHDIIINDILTRVPVDSLMRFKCVCKLWLNLISSDSEFINMHALRTGTHGFGFMYLQLAYTDDDSEVGREIDDVDGVIKSNGIVFCNIDKKENKVIHFKPETGFVNRKLVIRHSLNGLVLLSRQEDDFGFTQHVFNPITGYSVQLPGIYHAITGKRYYHLAYDAAAEKYKVVCFYKRKREFIFKIVTVGVKSDSWRNVVALSSPRLRDDYEAVFANGSLN from the coding sequence ATGAAATCAATGGCAAGTAAAAGAAAGAAACAGATAATAACTCAACCAGAAACACAAAATACGGTGATaatttcgaagaagaagaagaagaagaagaagaagaagaagaagaagaaagtgggaAATGAAGGTGATTCCGGAGAAATCAGTAAATCTCTATCTCTTGCTCATGATATTATCATAAATGATATACTAACAAGAGTACCTGTTGATAGTTTGATGCGattcaaatgtgtatgcaaattATGGCTTAATTTGatctccagtgattctgaatttATCAATATGCATGCTCTTCGAACTGGTACTCATGGGTTTGGGTTTATGTATCTTCAATTAGCTTATACTGATGATGATAGTGAAGTAGGCAGAGaaattgatgatgttgatggtgtTATCAAGTCTAATGGTATTGTTTTCTGTAATATTGATAAGAAAGAAAACAAGGTTATTCATTTTAAACCTGAAActggtttcgtaaacaggaaacTAGTAATTCGACATTCACTGAATGGTTTAGTTCTTTTATCTCGCCAAGAAGATGATTTTGGTTTTACTCAACATGTTTTTAACCCAATTACTGGTTATTCAGTTCAGCTTCCTGGTATTTATCATGCTATCACTGGTAAAAGATATTATCACCTAGCTTATGATGCAGCTGCTGAAAAGTATAAAGTTGTTTGCTTTTATAAAAGGAAGAGAGAGTTTATCTTCAAAATTGTTACTGTTGGTGTTAAAAGTGATTCTTGGAGGAATGTCGTTGCTCTATCGTCTCCTCGTTTACGGGATGATTATGAGGCGGTGTTTGCTAATGGATCTTTAAATTAG